A stretch of Arthrobacter sunyaminii DNA encodes these proteins:
- a CDS encoding ABC transporter substrate-binding protein, with the protein MPQPVDVGSTLGGRYKVTAWVLASAEDDLVLDGVDQVLNRAVSILLAAPENTSQVSASAREIATGERASNVQVLDLGVSDGRTYLVTNNANAADLLDLVIERDAPYVEPFFTDTLGSEIFGMPRSREPENEEEDRYVEEPAERAPRKPLMSGRPLPRLPKFGRGAAAAGTGAMVSGAEEAAAARDLEFGEAEDAPAEAATGAATLPPPPSARPKGPRVQERGTAPATGQTPKVSRWTDTDYSEETASDDDDTAAGSMSETNHPVQDSGRRPSNFPRSAVAATAAGSGNDYSENYPDDGGYDEDEDDAPPRTNRTMGRVLVGTLLTLVLIVAVVLSVSTLGSLKDPDPLAGSDTTPTAAAPEQAPAAEAPAEEPAAPAPVPAGVSRLVPANPALDAEHDGELPQILDGNPASYWSSYEYANDTFGGYAPNLALVVELEEESAINKIDITQLNGTGGSFSVLLNDSPTLDGAVTVAETGFTGPTTSIPVPKTNGETATAQYVIVNFTQLPRLTGVQTAFPWGLRIAEIGVS; encoded by the coding sequence GTGCCACAGCCGGTAGACGTTGGCTCAACGCTGGGAGGCCGCTACAAAGTGACCGCCTGGGTCCTGGCCTCTGCAGAAGATGATCTGGTCCTCGACGGCGTGGACCAGGTGCTGAACCGTGCGGTAAGCATCCTCCTGGCTGCACCCGAAAACACCTCCCAGGTCAGTGCCAGTGCCCGTGAAATTGCCACGGGTGAACGTGCCAGCAATGTGCAGGTCCTGGATCTCGGCGTGAGCGACGGCCGCACCTATCTGGTGACCAACAATGCAAATGCAGCGGATTTGCTGGACCTGGTCATTGAGCGGGACGCACCGTATGTTGAACCCTTCTTTACCGACACCCTCGGCTCCGAAATTTTCGGCATGCCCCGTTCGCGGGAACCAGAGAACGAGGAAGAGGACAGGTACGTCGAGGAACCTGCCGAACGTGCACCGCGCAAACCACTGATGTCCGGCCGTCCGCTGCCCAGGCTTCCCAAGTTTGGGCGAGGGGCTGCCGCGGCAGGAACCGGTGCCATGGTCTCCGGCGCCGAAGAAGCCGCCGCCGCACGCGACCTGGAGTTCGGCGAAGCCGAAGACGCTCCCGCAGAAGCAGCCACCGGTGCAGCCACGCTGCCGCCGCCGCCTTCCGCACGCCCCAAGGGTCCCCGCGTCCAGGAACGCGGCACGGCGCCGGCCACCGGCCAGACACCCAAAGTTTCACGCTGGACGGACACCGACTACTCCGAGGAAACCGCTTCCGACGACGATGACACCGCCGCGGGCAGCATGTCGGAGACAAATCATCCGGTGCAGGATTCCGGCCGCCGGCCCTCCAACTTCCCCAGGTCCGCCGTGGCTGCGACCGCCGCAGGATCCGGCAATGATTACAGTGAGAATTACCCGGACGACGGCGGCTACGACGAAGACGAGGATGACGCCCCGCCGCGCACCAACCGCACCATGGGGCGTGTCCTCGTGGGGACCCTCCTGACGCTGGTCCTGATCGTCGCCGTCGTCCTGTCCGTCAGCACCCTCGGCAGTCTCAAGGACCCCGATCCCCTGGCCGGCTCCGACACAACGCCTACGGCAGCCGCGCCGGAGCAGGCACCGGCCGCCGAAGCCCCTGCTGAGGAGCCCGCAGCCCCGGCTCCGGTACCTGCAGGGGTCAGCCGGCTTGTCCCCGCCAACCCCGCACTGGATGCTGAACATGACGGCGAACTTCCCCAGATCCTTGACGGCAATCCGGCAAGCTACTGGTCCAGCTACGAATACGCTAATGACACCTTCGGCGGGTACGCTCCCAACCTGGCCCTCGTCGTCGAGCTGGAGGAGGAATCCGCGATCAACAAGATCGACATCACCCAGCTCAACGGCACCGGCGGCAGCTTCTCCGTGCTGCTCAACGATTCTCCGACTCTGGACGGTGCCGTCACCGTAGCCGAGACCGGGTTCACCGGCCCGACCACCAGCATTCCGGTACCCAAGACGAATGGTGAAACAGCCACCGCACAGTACGTGATTGTGAACTTCACGCAGCTGCCGCGCCTGACCGGGGTGCAGACCGCCTTTCCGTGGGGCCTGCGGATCGCCGAAATCGGCGTCTCCTAA
- a CDS encoding peptidoglycan-binding protein, which yields MHPAGETLRRMDAGRRVRALREALLSAGISMSYLAPDSVNNPDLFDDHVDAAVRSFQQSRGLIVDGVAGPDTLRALAEAQFRFGDRVLALVEGQQPIRGDDVAELQRHLSHLGFYYGHIDGEFNVRTRYAVAELQNNLGIPGTGVCDQDTIRAMARVNRAITPSQAFALRDYERLDRSTAALRGRLIALSTGSSELASPHAVDRLTSRPLTEAMVAADIGQRVERILREFGAGVVSRASAFAGVDGGGERVPSLSLDLHCDWLDQQAASGIAAFYWGLPGTGEARSPIGHRAAILLMKELAARTGMDSLGVHGRTWDTLKLSGIPSVGLDLGYLSNRGDAERLADPVFRQTVADSIVIGIQRLYLLEEEDQPTGTLALDDVFRFNPAEVPEERRVAGL from the coding sequence ATGCACCCGGCAGGAGAAACCCTGCGGAGAATGGACGCCGGCCGGCGTGTCAGGGCGCTTCGCGAAGCGCTGCTGAGCGCCGGCATCTCCATGTCCTATTTGGCTCCGGACTCCGTCAACAACCCCGATCTCTTTGACGATCACGTGGACGCCGCCGTCCGTTCCTTCCAGCAAAGCCGCGGGCTCATCGTGGACGGCGTGGCCGGACCCGACACCCTGCGTGCCCTGGCTGAAGCGCAGTTCCGCTTCGGGGACCGCGTCTTGGCCCTGGTCGAAGGCCAGCAGCCAATACGGGGCGATGACGTTGCAGAACTCCAGCGGCACCTCTCGCACCTGGGGTTCTACTACGGCCACATCGACGGCGAATTCAACGTCCGTACCCGTTATGCCGTTGCCGAGCTGCAGAACAACCTTGGCATTCCCGGCACCGGCGTCTGCGACCAGGACACTATTCGAGCCATGGCCCGGGTTAACCGCGCCATCACGCCCAGCCAGGCATTTGCCCTGCGTGACTATGAGCGGCTGGACCGTTCCACCGCTGCGCTGCGCGGCCGTTTGATCGCCCTCAGCACCGGAAGCTCCGAGCTGGCCTCGCCCCACGCCGTCGACCGGCTGACATCCCGGCCACTGACCGAAGCCATGGTTGCCGCCGACATCGGGCAGCGCGTGGAGCGTATTCTGCGCGAGTTCGGTGCCGGAGTTGTTTCCCGTGCCTCCGCCTTCGCCGGGGTGGACGGCGGCGGCGAGAGGGTCCCCAGCCTCAGCCTGGATCTCCACTGTGACTGGCTGGACCAGCAGGCAGCTTCCGGAATCGCCGCCTTTTACTGGGGCTTGCCCGGAACCGGTGAAGCACGATCACCCATCGGTCACCGCGCCGCCATCCTGCTGATGAAGGAACTGGCCGCCCGGACCGGTATGGACAGCCTGGGCGTCCACGGCCGCACGTGGGACACCCTCAAACTCTCCGGAATCCCCTCCGTCGGCCTGGACCTTGGTTACCTCAGCAACCGCGGCGACGCGGAACGGCTGGCAGATCCGGTTTTCCGGCAAACGGTGGCCGATTCCATCGTTATCGGCATTCAGCGCCTCTACCTGCTCGAAGAAGAGGACCAGCCCACGGGCACCTTGGCTCTGGACGATGTGTTCCGTTTTAATCCGGCGGAAGTTCCGGAGGAACGGCGCGTAGCCGGACTCTAA
- the trxB gene encoding thioredoxin-disulfide reductase has protein sequence METPAAADGVRDVIIVGSGPSGYTAAVYTARANLKPLLIASSVTAGGELMNTTDVENFPGFPEGVMGPDLMAQFEKQAARFGTEILFEDVTSLELDGDIKKVTIGTGETFLARAVIISTGSAYRELGLEDEKRLSGRGVSWCATCDGFFFKGQDIAVIGGGDSALEEALFLTKFASSVTVVHRRSTLRASKIMQDRALSHEKIRFVWDSEVAGIHGEDKVTGLRLRSTVDGSESDLAVTGVFVAIGNDPRTDLVKDQLELTSEGTIAVAGRTSKTSLPGVFAAGDVIDPTYRQAITASGSGCVAAIDVEHYLADLGDSVATAAEVPTPPAEAVSEHAAL, from the coding sequence ATCGAAACCCCCGCAGCCGCCGACGGCGTACGCGACGTCATCATTGTCGGTTCCGGTCCGTCCGGTTACACCGCCGCCGTTTACACGGCGCGCGCCAACCTCAAGCCGCTGCTGATTGCCAGCTCGGTTACCGCCGGCGGTGAGCTGATGAACACCACGGACGTGGAGAATTTCCCCGGCTTCCCCGAAGGCGTCATGGGTCCGGACCTGATGGCCCAGTTCGAGAAGCAGGCAGCGCGCTTCGGTACGGAAATCCTTTTTGAGGACGTCACCTCCCTGGAGCTCGACGGCGACATCAAGAAGGTCACCATCGGCACCGGCGAAACCTTCCTGGCGCGGGCCGTCATCATCTCCACCGGCTCCGCCTACCGCGAGCTGGGCCTTGAGGACGAGAAGCGCCTGTCCGGCCGCGGCGTCAGCTGGTGTGCCACCTGCGACGGTTTCTTCTTCAAGGGCCAGGACATCGCCGTCATCGGCGGCGGCGATTCCGCTCTGGAAGAGGCCCTGTTCCTGACGAAGTTTGCCTCCAGCGTGACCGTGGTACACCGCCGCTCCACTCTGCGTGCGTCCAAGATCATGCAGGACCGCGCCCTGTCCCACGAGAAGATCCGCTTTGTCTGGGATTCGGAAGTGGCTGGCATCCACGGTGAAGACAAGGTCACCGGTCTGCGCCTGCGCAGCACGGTGGACGGCTCCGAGTCCGACCTGGCCGTCACCGGCGTCTTCGTCGCCATCGGCAACGACCCGCGGACCGACCTCGTCAAGGACCAGCTGGAGCTGACCAGCGAAGGCACCATCGCCGTCGCCGGCCGCACCTCCAAGACCTCCCTGCCCGGCGTGTTCGCCGCCGGCGACGTCATTGACCCCACCTACCGCCAGGCGATCACCGCTTCGGGTTCGGGCTGCGTGGCTGCCATCGACGTTGAGCATTACCTGGCTGACCTGGGCGATTCGGTGGCCACCGCAGCCGAAGTGCCCACCCCGCCGGCTGAAGCCGTATCCGAACACGCCGCCCTCTAA
- the trxA gene encoding thioredoxin: MSNAKDVTDASFGADVLTADKPVIVDFWAEWCGPCRMLSPILDDIAAQYADKVDVVKVNVDDNPAIAAKYGITSIPAVYVFQGGEVAATSIGAKPKQVLEQEFAAFLK, from the coding sequence ATGAGCAACGCTAAAGATGTCACCGACGCTTCCTTCGGCGCCGACGTCCTCACCGCCGACAAGCCCGTCATCGTTGACTTCTGGGCAGAGTGGTGCGGCCCGTGCCGCATGCTCTCCCCCATCCTCGACGACATTGCCGCGCAGTACGCGGACAAGGTGGACGTCGTGAAGGTGAACGTGGATGACAACCCCGCCATCGCCGCCAAGTACGGCATCACGTCCATTCCCGCTGTCTACGTATTCCAGGGCGGTGAAGTGGCTGCCACGTCCATCGGCGCCAAGCCCAAGCAGGTCCTGGAACAGGAATTTGCGGCCTTCCTGAAGTAA